Proteins encoded together in one Desulfovibrio sp. UCD-KL4C window:
- a CDS encoding inovirus-type Gp2 protein — MTYQSSYNHINEIEDTIERVLIHSSRSRSKNLVVRFDITYPEKFIYPNDNTIFSNFLNSFIKHCTRKKYSPYSVWVREQSLHSLVDNHHFHIVLFLDGNVIQNPSQIHNKATELWSKAIGHSAQGLVHLCRHNVDDQYLKTAIKMRRVNSDFEKTLAQTRQWLRYLSKEYSKEGYPYKGRSFGASQIRN, encoded by the coding sequence ATGACATATCAAAGTTCTTACAACCATATTAACGAAATAGAAGACACTATAGAACGAGTACTGATTCACAGCAGCAGAAGCAGGAGTAAAAACTTAGTAGTACGATTTGATATCACATATCCAGAAAAGTTCATCTACCCCAACGATAACACAATATTCAGTAACTTTCTAAATTCATTCATTAAACACTGCACACGCAAAAAGTACTCTCCATATTCTGTCTGGGTAAGAGAGCAATCTCTCCACTCTCTTGTTGATAACCATCATTTCCACATAGTCTTGTTTCTTGATGGAAACGTAATTCAGAACCCCTCACAGATTCATAATAAAGCAACCGAGCTATGGTCAAAGGCAATAGGTCATTCGGCACAAGGCTTAGTCCACCTATGTAGACATAACGTAGACGATCAGTACCTGAAGACTGCAATTAAAATGCGTAGAGTAAATTCTGATTTTGAAAAGACACTTGCTCAAACCAGACAATGGCTCAGGTATTTATCGAAAGAATACAGCAAGGAAGGTTATCCGTACAAAGGACGAAGCTTTGGAGCATCCCAGATACGCAATTAG